The stretch of DNA CGAAGCGTTGTAGTCGAACAGGTGCGTGGTCTCGTAGCGGAAGCGCGCCTTGATGTCGCGGTGGAACGGCATGATGACGCGGGCGTCCACGCCGAGCTTCGCGAGGTACTTCGGCAGCGCGCCCACCACGTCGGCCAAACCGCCGGTCTTGGCAAGCGGGGCGCATTCGGCCGCAACGATGAGCACGGGCGGCAGGTCGGCGAATTCAGGGGCCGCAGCAACGACCGGGGCCGGCTCGGCCGAAGCCTCGGAGGCCTTCGTCTCTTCAGCCGCTTTGGCGGTCGGAGCGGTTTCCTTCACGGCCGTTTCAGGCGCCTGATCAGCGGTTTTCTCAACCTGCTTTTCAGCGGCGGGAGCTTCAGCTTGCGCGGCTTCGACCTTCGCGGCTGCAGCAGCCGGGGCGGCCTTCGCCTCTTCGGCCGCCTGAGCGGCCGGAGCGGCCTTCGTCTCGACCGGCTTCGCCTCTTCGGCCGCCTTGGCGGTCGGGGCCGCCTTCTTTGCGGCGGTCTTCCGGGTCGTGGTCGACCGGGTCGTCGTCTTTCGGGCTGCGGGCTTCGCGGCGGCCTTCTTGGGCGCGGACGCCTCTTCGGCGGCCTCAGCCGCCGCGGCGGTCTTCGACGCAGCGGTCTTGGCGGCCGTCGTCTTCTTTGCGGCGGTCTTCTTCGCCGGGGCCTTCGTCGTCTTCTTGGCGGTCGTCCTCTTCGCCGGCGCCTTGGCGGCTGCAGCCTCTTCCGCTGCCGGCTCCTTCGCAGGCGCGGCGGCCTTTTCCGCCTCTGCCGCTTTCGCGGGCGCAGCCGCCTTCGCGACCGGGACTTTTTCGGCGGAAGCCTTCTGCTCGGCCGGCGCGCTCGTCGCCTTTGCGGCGTTCGAGACCGTCGCCGGCTCCTTTTCGACAGAAGCCGGCGTCGCAGCCGCTGCGGCAGTCGTCGCTGTCGCAGACGGCTTCTCAGCCGAAGCGACGCCCTTCTTGGTCGTGGTGCGCTTCGACGGAGTTTTCGATTCAGTCATTTACAAATCCTTTTCCACTATGGCCCGTTTCCGGATGATCTTGGGGGCATACGGAGCCGATATACAACGAACGTCTCTTTCTATCACGGCGCCCTTGTCGATGATCATGTTCCGCAGTTTTGCGCCGCTTTTGATACGTGAACCTGCCATGATAATGCAATTTTCGACGTCGGCGGTCTGCTCGATCTGTACTCCACGAAACACAATGCTGTTCTTCACACGTCCGTAAACGCTGCAGCCGTTGCCGAACAGGCTGTGCTCCACCTCGCAGCCGCGCGAAAACTTCGTCGGCGGCGCGTCCATCGTCTTGGTGTACACGGGGAATTCGGGGTTGAACAGGTCGCGGCGGACGTTTTTGTCCAGCATGTCCTGGTTCACGTCGAAATACGACTTTACCGAGGTCACACGCCCGACGTAGCCCTTGTGCTCCACGCCTACGACCTTCAGGTCGCGCGCGGCCGCCTTCAGCACGCCCTCGTCGAACTCGTATTCGCCTTCCGCGCAGCAGTCTTCCACCAAACGTTTCAGCAGCTCTTTTTTCATGAAGGTCACGCGCATGTTCGCCACGCAGTTTTCGCTGCCCGTGGGCTCTTCCGTCACGTCGACCACCCGGTCGCCGTCCATCTCGAAAAACGTCACCGTGTCTATGTCGCCTTCCAGCATGCGCTTGTCGCGAGTGTAGAGCACCGTAACGTCAGCGCCTGATTCGATATGCCGCTCCATCAGCTCGTTGTAGTCCTGCCGATAGAGGAATTCCGTGCCAATGAGCAGGCAATACGGCTGGCGCTGGTGCTCGACGAAGTCGCGCTTGCTCAAAAGGGCGTCTGCAAATCCGCGATACAAGTCGCTGCCGGTGTACAGGTCGTACGGGGGAAGGATGTGCATGCCGCCCACCTTCTTGGACATGCCCCACTCCTTGCCCGAGCCCAAGTGGTCCATGAGCGAGTTGTAGTTGCGCTGCGTGATGATGCCGACCGAGCGCACGCCGCTGTTGGTCAGGTTCGAAAGCAAAAGGTCGATCACGCGGTAGCGCCCCGCGATGGGCAGCGCCGCCGCCGAGCGCAGCTCGATCAGGTCGCGCAGCTGCGGGTCGCCCTGCCTGGCGTAGATCATGGAAAATGCGTTATTCATCGTCCTTCGCTCCCTTCGGCTCAACAACCGCTCCCGGCTCCACCGTTTCCCCTGGAGCCACCACCGCGCCGGGCATCACATAAGACCCCGCGCCCAACACGCACAGATCGCCCGGGCCGCCCACGCGCGCCCCTTCGCCTACGACCACATCCTCGGCCAGAATGGCGCGCTCGATCGTGGCGCTTTGCTCCACCTGCGAGCCCGACATGACCACGCTGTCGGCCACAGACGCGCCAACGCCCACGTCGACGCCTTGGAACAGCACGCTGTGCACCACGTCGCCGTCGATGTCGCACCCCTCGGGCACCAGGCACGTGTCAAGCGTGCTTCCTTCGCCGACGAGCGCGGCAGGCATGAACGGGTTGCGCGCGTAGATCTTCCACGCGTCGTCGGAAAGGTCCAGGCTGGGCTCTTCTTCCAACAAGTCCATGTTGGCCTCCCACAGGCTGCCGACCGTGCCCACGTCGCGCCAGTAGCCTTCAAACTGATAGGCGAACAGCTTCTCGCCCGCGCCGAGCATGGCGGGAATGACGTTTTTGCCGAAGTCGTGGCTGCTGTCGGAGTTTTCGGCGTCGGCCACCAGGTAGTAGCGCGCCTTGTCCCAGCTGAACACGTACACGCCCATGGACGCCAGGTTGTTCGGCGGATTTTCCGGCTTCTCCACGAAGTCGGTGATGCGGCCGGTGTCGTCGGCGTCGAGGATGCCGAAGCGGCTGGCCTCTTCGATGGGCACCGGCATGACCGCGATGGTCGCGTCGGCGTCGTGGGCCTTGTGGAAGTCGATCATGCGGCTGTAGTCCATCTTATATATGTGGTCGCCCGAAAGCACCACAAGGTATTCCGGCGCATAGCGATCGATGAAGTCGATGTTTTGGAACACCGCGTCGGCCGTTCCCGCGTACCATTCGCCCACGTCGCCCACGCGCGTGTACGGAGAGAGCACGTACACGCCGCCGGTCGGCGAATCGAGGTCCCACGGGGCGCCGGTGCCGATGTAGCTGTTCAGAGCGAAAGGCTCGTACTGGGTCAGTACGCCCACCACTCCGATGCCGGAATTGGAGCAGTTCGACAACGGGAAATCGATGATGCGGTACTTTCCCCCATACGGCACTGCGGGCTTTGCGCGGAAACGAGTCAGCACCCCCAATCGACTTCCCTGACCGCCAGCAAGAATCATGGCAACGCTCTCTTCGCGCTCTTTCATCTGTCGGATCCCCTTCCTCTTCTTGTACTCGAAATACACCGCCCCAAGCGGCGGCACGTCTACCCTGGCACGATAGGGCGAACCCTCGAAGGAGCCTCTTTCGGTATAGATGACCCCATTAGTCAGCTTTCCCGAGCCGCCGAAGCGCTCATCGTCGCTGTTGAACGCCTCAACGAGCATGCCTTCCGCCGGCAAGCCTACGACCAGGCCTTTTATAGGGTTCGGCGAGAAGTTGCAGCAGCACAGCACCGACGTCGCCGTGCAGTCGTCGTCTTCGGGAAGATCCTCGGCAGACACGACGTTGCGC from Xiamenia xianingshaonis encodes:
- the glgD gene encoding glucose-1-phosphate adenylyltransferase subunit GlgD codes for the protein MNNAFSMIYARQGDPQLRDLIELRSAAALPIAGRYRVIDLLLSNLTNSGVRSVGIITQRNYNSLMDHLGSGKEWGMSKKVGGMHILPPYDLYTGSDLYRGFADALLSKRDFVEHQRQPYCLLIGTEFLYRQDYNELMERHIESGADVTVLYTRDKRMLEGDIDTVTFFEMDGDRVVDVTEEPTGSENCVANMRVTFMKKELLKRLVEDCCAEGEYEFDEGVLKAAARDLKVVGVEHKGYVGRVTSVKSYFDVNQDMLDKNVRRDLFNPEFPVYTKTMDAPPTKFSRGCEVEHSLFGNGCSVYGRVKNSIVFRGVQIEQTADVENCIIMAGSRIKSGAKLRNMIIDKGAVIERDVRCISAPYAPKIIRKRAIVEKDL